The region aaaaaactagAATCTGAGAACACATGATTCACTTAATGAGATGTTTTAATCTCAACCGTTTATAATAATCTAATGACTACAAATCATTCTTATCTTTTCCACATAAGGGAGACTTTCTCATATGGTCTCCCCTATATATACAAAtggaaaatgtattttttttgaaGGGAAAAAAAGTAAACATTTAAGATATTCCTCAAATAATTTGGTATCATATCCATTATTTTTATACAAGTTTCACATTTGTACTACTATTATCCAAATGAATTGAACTCAAATTTTCATTTGAGAATtataaacataaaataaaattattactaGTGTAAATGAATGAATATAAAACGATGTTGGAATTAATCACAGTTGAAATCCGAAAGAGGcagaaggaggagaaggaagAGAGCATAGCAGAGAGTAGAGAGTGATGGACCAGGAAGAGCACGAGGTCTACGGCGCCGACATTCCCGATGAGGAGGTGGAGATGGACGCCGACGCCGACGCCGACGCCGAACAACAAGACCACGATTTCGCCTCCAATCACCCAAACAAGGTTAGAattagggttagggttagggtttgggGTTAGCTAGCTCCGGTAACTcttgtttctctctctctaacgATGAATCAATCAATGTCACAGGACTTGGAGGACATGAAGAAGAGGTTGAAGGAGATCGAGGAAGAAGCTAGCGCGCTTCGCGAGATGCAAGCCAAGGTTGAGAAAGACATGGGTGCTGttcaaggtttggttcattgATTGACTACTCAGATCTGTTGATTCTGTGTGGATTGaatgttttttttgaaaattttggttTGAATTTTTGAAGATGCTGGCTCTTCTGCAACTCAAGCTGAAAAGGAGGAAGTGGATGGTCGATCAATCTATGTTGGCAATGTGCGGTTTGCATCACTTTACTTCATCTTTTATGCCTCAATTTTGATTTAGCTCTGTCTGTAGGTCTGTGATTTCCTATGAGCTATGGTGATGCTCACTGCTTTGTCGTTTTTCAGTGTTTGGATAACTTCTCTGAGTTTTATGTGTGTATTGAGTTGTTTTGATCTGGAGTGGTTGGATATTTACAGTCTAGGAAACCAATCTAACGAAATCTTGGTGTTGCGGGTAGCGATTTTAATTTTCAACTGTGTTGAGTGGCTGAGAGGGGAAAGATGTCTTCTGTCTTTAGgcctagattttttttttttgtctctatcttataaaaaagacagcattttgtgtgtgtgtgtgtgtaagtTGTTTCAATTTGGAGTGGGTGGACATTTTTTTGTTAACAAAGGGAAACAAATGATTTGGCTTAGCCTGAATATCCATTTTAAATGGTTTGTCCTGTCCCTACCCCCTACCCCCTACCCCCTTTTTCTGATGCAAAAATGTAATtcatcaaaagaagaaaaaacaacaaaaagagGTAAGGGAGGTTTAAAAGAATATTGGAAATATATCAGTACAGTAAATGAGAGATTGAAGCTGGTAGCTGGTAGCTGTTAGAACCACGGGCTAACACCTACCAGTTTCTATCTATAAAAGCATTAAAACTAAAGCTGGTAGCTGTTATAACTTAGAACCACGGGCTAATTATCAGAATGAGGTCCTGGCAATATGTCTGCTTACCACCCAAATTCACAGTATCTATTGAAATACCTGTGTGAACTTCAAGAATTTTTTCTTGCTGCCTCTTAATACTGGAAGACTTATAATTTGCAAATCTCATggaaaacttaaaaaaatagtTTGGACCCTAGTATCCTATGTCAGCCCCCATACTGCTTGCTAATGCCTATTTGCTTTTTGAGCTTTTCTTGTTCCTCTTGCTTCTTGCATTACTTAAGACCACATTAATATATATGATGACTTGATTATGACAAACTTTTATGCCTGCTACAGTCAGACGTCTAATGCATGTTCAGTCCATCTATAGGTGGTTTTTAATTTCAGTATGATCTTATTATGCTTCAACTGAGCtctataatttattaaaatggtTTCCAAATAATTATTCAGGTTGACTATGCATGTACACCAGAAGAAGTCCAACAGCATTTTCAGTCATGTGGAACTGTGAACAGAGTGACAATATTGACAGACAAATTTGGTCAACCAAAAGGATTTGCTTATGTAGAGTTTGTTGAGGCTGAGGCTGTTCAGAATGCTGTCATGTTAAATGAATCAGAATTGCATGGTCGGCAACTGAAGGTCTTTATATTATGATAAAAACTTGAAATTCAATTAGTCACTTCTAgttttcttttgaaaatttGAATTCTGGTTTCCCCTTCAGGTGTCTGCTAAGCGTACAAATGTTCCTGGAATGAAACAGTATTTTGGAAGAAGGCCAGCTGGCTTCAGATCTAGGAGGCCCTTCATGCCTTATGCACCATTCTATCCACCATATGCTTACGGGTAAGTAACGATTAGAACCTGAAGAAAATAATGAAATTACTCAGGATTCGTTGTTGCCTTCATCTGTCTTTGCTATGCATTGTTCTTTTCATCCGGCCTGTGGGATTTTAAAGTAACAGATATATTTGCTGGTGTGATAGTAATGCATCTGATGATAGGTCTGGCTGTGTATTTCTTTTCAACTGTAAAAGAATGTATTTAAAGCTAGAAAACCTCATGTCACCATGAACAACACATCATAAAGTTAGCTTTACTTTCTTTGCTTTTCTGCTTATGGATTGAGCACATGCAACTCTCAAACATAAACATAATACGAAAGTAATAAGGattgattattttttgaaaCATCAAGTACCCCCAGGTGTACTTATATGGGTAGTATAGATGTTGAATATAACCCACCTGTTTGTCTGCAACCTCTCAACGGCATTTGCCTAGTAACCCACATTTTATATGAAATGAATTTTTTCTATATGCTTGAATTGTCTGCAGAACTGCTGATAATCGTGGTCCATAGATTTAATATTCATCCATTGTTAGTATTCAAATTTTGTATGATcattaatttgacatttctaTACTATTTAAATGGGATATATTGGTACCAATTACTATATGAAGAACCATATTTTTTGTAATGATGTGTTAGCACATGAATAGATGAGTGTAAAAAATTGACTGACATTGGATCAAAAATAACTTTTGATTGCTCTTTGCCATTCCTTCAGTGATATGATATTGTTATTATTTCTACCTGGCTCCccttttatgttttcttttggcaTGCAGAAGATCTCCGAGGTATAGAAGACCCATGCGATACAGGCCATACTAGTGCTCCTTCTGTCATTCCCAATTCCATAGGTGATCACATGTTTACGATAAGACGAGGACAAGGCGTTATTAATTTGCCATGTAATAATATTCGTTGGTGGAGGAAGAACCTTAAGCTTTGTTTACACAGCCAATTAGATGTGTGATATGGACAAATGTAGACTCATCGTTTTGTTGCCGAACACGCACGGTCCTGGGCACTGAATACATCAATGTAGGCAACTATGCAGGGAAACTCAATAGTTTCTTAGTTTGAAATTTGACATTAAACTATTCAGTTCaatgttatttttgttttttaaagaaaatgataTGAACTTAAGTGTTTGAATTGGTTATGTGCTGCTGAAGTCAGTTTGCAGCAGCTTTATTCTTGCGTGGCATATCCCAACAGGGAAATTTGGGTGAAAATGGTTCAAACAGATAGCAATAACCATGGATAAGGTCTCTGGGTTTTGGTAAAAATGGTGCAAACTCAAGAATGACGATGTGCAGGGTTTCGGTACCAGTATCTTATCCATCAAGATACGTGCATTTTTTGTTTAGATCACTACTAAAAAAGACAAGTACGTATGAGCTGCAAACATTTACATCATGATGATTGGATTAATTTTTTCAGCAGGTGTTCTTTCCATCCCAGGGAAAGGCATGTATCATCTGAATCAAACACATTCTGGTCAAGATAGACATATcgatgggttttttttttttgccgaAATGAAAAtgtctatttattttatttccgaCAAAAAAAGAAATAGATGTAGGCTTCATTTGTGCCTATTCTTGTATCTATATGATTGCTTTATTGACATGTAAGTAATTCCTATCACCCCTTGTCCGTTTCTTCCTCACCAGAATCTGATACTTGTTTCAAGTCCTATGTGCACCACCACCTCTCTTCATTACATGATGGTAAATTTGTGCCTGATGCTTCGTTCACAATATCATTGGTGCACTCCAATATCTGATTGGATGTAtcatttgaattaaataaattgtTGCAGTTCATGCACAAACCCACTTGCCTTATAAATTTACCATATTGAGATTGGTGTTCAATTGACTTCCACATCAGTTTCACTAACCCACTTTTCCACTGTCGGATGAAACCTTTGACACTTATTCTACCATATTGGGAGAACGTATATTAGTCTCAAATTTCAGCTACCAAGTACAGTATCAGGCATTCTGACAAAGCCTCTCTTCATCCTAGTTCCAACGTTCCATAGTTTTCTGTTCAAGATACATGTCACAAATGGTTGCATGCTTTTGCACGTGCGCAAGGAAAAGCATCATTATGAGTTGACCAAGTCAAATATTTGTTTCATCAATTGTAACatattttgaatatttttaattttgtaatTCTATTGCACATATGCAGTACTCTGCACGTCTACAGACTGTAAAATCAAGTAATCGTGAATACATCTTCATTCTTCAAGCATTACTTGCAGGAAATTGAAGTGTTACATCTGAGAAACGCATTGATATTTAACTTTTATTCATAgtgattttagaaaaaaaaaaagaaaaggaactCGGCAGTAACCAACTAACCATTGACAACCACAGCTAAATATCGTATAGTGTATAATCCAGATTCATGTACATTAATTTGTTGTAGTTTTCTTTTCCCTTGTTTGGTTA is a window of Lotus japonicus ecotype B-129 chromosome 5, LjGifu_v1.2 DNA encoding:
- the LOC130721282 gene encoding polyadenylate-binding protein 1-like isoform X2; translated protein: MDQEEHEVYGADIPDEEVEMDADADADAEQQDHDFASNHPNKDLEDMKKRLKEIEEEASALREMQAKVEKDMGAVQDAGSSATQAEKEEVDGRSIYVGNVDYACTPEEVQQHFQSCGTVNRVTILTDKFGQPKGFAYVEFVEAEAVQNAVMLNESELHGRQLKVSAKRTNVPGMKQYFGRRPAGFRSRRPFMPYAPFYPPYAYGSPRYRRPMRYRPY
- the LOC130721282 gene encoding polyadenylate-binding protein 1-like isoform X1; the protein is MDQEEHEVYGADIPDEEVEMDADADADAEQQDHDFASNHPNKDLEDMKKRLKEIEEEASALREMQAKVEKDMGAVQDAGSSATQAEKEEVDGRSIYVGNVDYACTPEEVQQHFQSCGTVNRVTILTDKFGQPKGFAYVEFVEAEAVQNAVMLNESELHGRQLKVSAKRTNVPGMKQYFGRRPAGFRSRRPFMPYAPFYPPYAYGRSPRYRRPMRYRPY